From the Candidatus Binataceae bacterium genome, the window TCGCAGGAGCTGATCTATTTTCCGCGCAACACGCGGCCCTATATGCCGATGTACGGCTACAGCCAGGTCGAGCAGGTGGTGCTGACGATCGCGATCGGAATCAAGGCCGAGCTGCGGCAGTACTACTGGTTCACCGAGGGCACGATCCCGGACTCGATGATCAGCGTGCCGCCGAACTGGACCGGCAAGCAGATCGCGCGCTTTCAGGCGTGGTTCGACGATATGCTGCGCGGGAATCTGTCGCGGCGTTCGGGCGGCGCGGTCTTTGTCCCCGGCGGGGTCAAGGACGTGATGCTCAAGGACTACAAATTCGATCTGCCGATGTTCCAGTGGATCGCGCGCGTGGTCTGCGCCAGTTTCCATGTCTCGAATCAGCCGTATATCGAGCAGCAGAATCGCGCGACCGCGCAGACCGCGCAGGTGATGCAGATTGCGGAGGCCGAGGAGCCTGACAAGCAGTGGTGGAAGTCGCTGATGAATCTGGTCATCCACCATTATTTCGGGCGGCTCGACCTCAAGTTCGCATACAAGGAAGACGACCAGACCGATCCGCAGGAGCGCGCCAAGGCGGCCGATATCCAGGTGCGCGGCGGGACCAAGACGGTCAACGAAATCCGCATGGCGAACGGCGACGATCCCTATCCGGCGGGCGTCGGCGACAAGCCGTTTATCGTGGCCGGCAATATGACCGTGCTGCTCGAGGATATCGAGACGGCCTCGCAAAAGGCGGTCGCGCCGGCGCCGGTCGTGGCCGGGGCGCAAGCGGGCGGCAATGAAGCCGCCGCGCCTCGCGTCAAGCCCGCGGATGCAAATGGAAACGCTGGCAATGATGCCGGCAATCCAGCGACGGCCAAAGCGGCCTCGGCGGAAAAAAAAGCCTCGCGCCAATGCGCTGGCCCGAACGCCCGTCGCCGCGCGGGCGGCCCGCGAGCTCGAACATCTTATGAGCGGGTTTTTCAGCGAGGAAAGGCACCGGGTCGCGGCCGCACTGGTCGCAGCCTATGAGAGGCTTTAAGACATGATCCGCGCAAACTATATCGGAGCGCCCGAGTTCTACAATCTGAATAACGTGTGCCGGATGATCACCGAGGCATTCGGCTGGAATCTATATCTCGTAGGGTCGTCGATGACCAGGCGGGATTATCGCGATGTCGACTTGCGGCTGATTTTACCTGACGAAGAGTTCGACTTGATGTTTCCTGGTATTTCCGGGGCACACTGGCTGGACGCGCGCTGGTCGCTGATCTGCGCGTCTATCTCGGAATGGATCGGTAAGCGGTGCAATCTGCCAATCGATTTTCAGATACAGCGAGAGACGCAAGCGAATGGGGAGTATCCAAGCGCCGGAGTGCATCCGCGTAACGCGCTAGGGATGTTCATCGAGCGAAACGATCGGGGCTCACATGGCGATCACGCCGGAAGATGAGGCGCGCGTGAGTGCGATTCTCGAACAGCTCGATTTGAGCGGCTGGGCGGTGCTGGTCAACGGCGTCACGCCGCTGCTCGGTGAGGTAATGCGCGCCGGCGGTAGCGCGGCGCTCGCCACACTCAAGATACCGGCAGCTGACGAGCTCGATTTGACCAACGTCGTCAACGCAGACGCCGCGGCCTTCGCCGCGGCGCGCGGCGCCGAGCTGGTCGGGATGCGCTACGACGAGGCCGGCGCGCTGGTCGCCAATCCCGACGCCAGCTGGGCAATCACCGACAGCACGCGCGAACTGTTGCGCGGGACCGTGCGCCAGGCGATCGAGGAAGGCTGGAGCGCGCAGCAGCTCGGCGCCGCGGTCGAATCGAGCTACGCCTTCAGCGCAACGCGCGCGGCGATGATCGGGCGCACGGAGATTGCGCGCGCCTCGGAGCAAGGGACGCTCAGCGGCTGGCGCAACAGCGGCGTGGTCGATGCGGTGCGCTGGGTGCTCGGCTCGGAGCACGACGATGACGTGCCGGGCGGCGATGAGTGCGACGACAATGCCGAGGCGGGCGCGATCGCGATTGGCGAGGCTTTTCCGTCGGGCGATGAAGCGCCGCCGGCGCATCCGAACTGTATCTGCGCGCTCGAAGCCGTAGTCAGTCAGGAGGGGGATGAGCAATGAGTAGTAGTGTGAGCGCGCCGGATCCGGCACTGACACTCGAAAAGGAGATCGGCGACTGGTACAACGGCAACCTGCTCGAAGCGCCGCGGCTGAAAAAGCTGATCGTGTTGAAGCATCTGCGGCTCGATATGCCCCATCTCAGTACTCATCCGAACAGCCTCGAGAGCGAAATTCGCAAAGAGCTCAAGGCGCTCAAGGCGGCGAAATGAGCGAATCAATCACCGGGCTGCGTCTGGCGAATGCGGTTGATCGGCTTGAGCAATGCCGCAATGCGATGATGGACGCGCATACCACGTTCGTTGCGACGCGCGCGGCGTTTCTGGAGCAGCGCGAAGCGGTGTCGCAATTGGTGCAAGGGCTCGAAGCCCCGGACACCCCGGCCACACCCGCAGGAGGATCAGCGCCCAAGCAAAATCATCGCGGACGGCCACACGACGGCGAGCGTCGGGTAATCGAATACCTTGCGGCGCATCCAAGGGTCGAACTCGATCAGATAGTCGCCGCACTTGCCATGAGCCCGGCTTATCTGCGTAACAGGCTGCTCCCGAAACTGCGGCTCAAGGGGCGGATTGTGAATAACCTCGGCCGGTGGGAGGTTGTGCCGTCGGCCCTCAATGGAGCCGCACATTGAGCGAACTGACGCCGCACGGGTTGCCCTTCGTGTTGCCGTCGGCGCTGGCGGATAAGTTGCGCGCGCGC encodes:
- a CDS encoding phage portal protein; the protein is MATRGKSRAKKQLAKSGAEVARRDGVAVKPLDPAKLLAQARREIANSYQQGVRDTISTLRTSDWLGPQQPTPPQAPADAAEIRTWDYPTGYNVSFQPRKYAPYSFGQLRWVADNFDLLREVIERRKDEITSLDWDVVSRDGDNIDDDDGAQAIIEFLRYPDGNPQHPFQTWQRMLLEDMFVIDAAAIYPWPKASGELYRLEVIDGAIIVPLIDESGRRPEPPEPAFQQVIKGLPYRNLEGAGMATGVVSDTTTIALTSQELIYFPRNTRPYMPMYGYSQVEQVVLTIAIGIKAELRQYYWFTEGTIPDSMISVPPNWTGKQIARFQAWFDDMLRGNLSRRSGGAVFVPGGVKDVMLKDYKFDLPMFQWIARVVCASFHVSNQPYIEQQNRATAQTAQVMQIAEAEEPDKQWWKSLMNLVIHHYFGRLDLKFAYKEDDQTDPQERAKAADIQVRGGTKTVNEIRMANGDDPYPAGVGDKPFIVAGNMTVLLEDIETASQKAVAPAPVVAGAQAGGNEAAAPRVKPADANGNAGNDAGNPATAKAASAEKKASRQCAGPNARRRAGGPRARTSYERVFQRGKAPGRGRTGRSL